The genomic segment GGTTTTGGTTTAGCTATTTTGGTTGGCTCTATTTTGGGACTTCTTTCAGGACTTTTTGTAACTGCATCTATTATGAGCCGTCCAATAGTTACAATTCTTTTGGGAATGCCACCAATTGCTTGGATAGTACTTGCTATGATTTGGTTTGGTATGGGTGATACAACAGTTATTTTCACGGTATTTATTGCCTCTTTCCCTATTGTTTTTGTAGGTGCTTTACAAGGAACTAGAACTATTGAAGGTGATTTAAAGCAGATGGCAGATAGCTTTAATTTACCATTTTCTATGAAACTTTTTGATATATATTTTCCTCATATTTTTTCATATATTTTTCCAGCATATATAAGTGCATTAGGAATGTCTTGGAAAATAGTAATAATGGCAGAACTATTAGCAACAAGTGATGGATTAGGTTCAAGTTTAGCAATAGCAAGAAGTCAGCTTGAAACATCAACAGCTTTAGCTATTGTTGCTATTATGATAGGAACACTTCTTTTGATAGAATATATAGTTTTAGAACCAATCAAAAAGGAGCTTGAACTATGGAGAAAATAGCTAACAAAAAAGTTGTAGAAGAACTTATTGTAGAAAATGTTGATTTTTCTTTTGGCTTTAAAGAGATTTTAAAAGATATAAATTTTACTTTAAAAAAAGGAGAAGTAGTATCTATAGTTGGACCTAGTGGTGGAGGAAAAACTACCCTACTTCACCTTTGTTCAAAACTTTTAAAACTTGATACGGGAAAGATAAAAAATAGTTTTTTGTCATCTACTTTTGCTTTTCAAGAACCGCGACTTTTGCTTTGGAAAAATGTGATTGACAATATTGCTTTAGTTCTTAAGGCAAAAGGTGAAAAAACAAAAATAGCAGAACAAAAAGCAAAAAATATTGCAATTTTATTTGGCTTAAAAGAGAGCGATTTTTCTAAATTTCCAAAAGATTTAAGTGGTGGAATGAAGCAAAGAGTATCATTTGCTAGAGCTTTGGTTGTAAATCCTAGTTTGCTTTTTTTAGATGAACCATTTTCAGCTTTAGATATAGGTCTTAAAAAAGAGCTTCAAAATTTATTGATAGAAAATATAGAAAATAAGAAGTTAAGTGTACTTTTTATTACTCATGATTTAATGGAAGCTATAAAACTAAGTGATAAAATAATTGTTTTAAAAGCACAGCCAATTGGTCATATCAAAAAAATATTTACTATAAATGAAGCAAGAAAAAAAAGAGATGATGAATTTGTATATAGTAAAACCGCAGAGATTTTAAAAGATAAAGATATTATCTCTAGCTTTGAATTGGAGTTAAAATGAGCAATTCTCACTATTTAAACTATCCAAAAGGTGATTTCCCAATCTATTTGGCATATGGATTTCGCCCTATTTTCCTTCTTCTTGCTCCATATATTGTATTAAGTATTATTTTATGGGCTTTTGTTTTTGCAGGATATATAAATCTTCCAATAGAAAATACTCTAAATTGGCACATTTATGAGATGATTTTCGGAGTTGGAACTGCTATGATAGTGGCATTTTTCCTAACAGGCTTACCTGAGCTTTTTTCTGGAGTTGTTCCAATAGTTAGAAGACATTTAGCTTTTATAGTTGTTTGGTGGGTTTTTGGAAGATTTAGCTTTTGGTTTATTGACTATTTTGGAATATTTTTTACAGGATTTATAAATATTAGTTTAACAGCTTATATCTCATATCTTGCAGCAATTCCAGCTTTTCGTGATAGAAATAAAAGGCATACTTCTCTTGCATATTCTATGGTTTCAATAGTTATTATTCAAACTATCTTTTTTTTAAGCGAAGCAGAAGTTTTAAAAATAGATTCATATAGAATTCTTCTTTTATCTATGATTTTATTTTTGGTTTTAATTCTATTGGCCTTAAGAAGAGTTAGTATGGAGTCAATAAATGAGTTATTAAATCAAGAAAATATAAATGAAATATTTTTAGCAAAATCTTTTAGATACAATCTTGCTATTTTTTGTCTACTTTTATATGGTTTTGTTGAATTCTTTTTTCCAAATAATTCAACTTTAGCTTATATTTGTTTTGCTTGTGGTTCAGCAACTTTTGCTCTTTTAAACGATTTTGTTTTAAAAGAAAATAATATTTTATTTAAACCTTTCGTTTTGTATATAATCTCTACAATTTCTATAACTGCTATTGGATTTTTCTTTTTAGGTTTTAACTACCTTTTTGAATTAAATATCACAAACCACTTTAGACATTTTTTAACAACAGGAAGTTTTGGAATGGTTTTTTATGTAATTATGATTATAGTATCAACGATTCATACAGGAAGAAAAATTTTCACAAATTGGGCTTTAACCTTGGGTTTAATGTTAATAATTATTGCAACTTTTATGAGAGCTTTTATACCATTTTATATTGAATATAGTATGGCTTTATATATTCTATCTTCAATTATTTGGGCAATTCCTTTTATTATATATATGAAAATATTTTTTCCATTTCTGCTACAAACTAGAGCTGATGGAATAAAAGGTTAAAAGATAATAAAAAATAAAAAGGATTTATTTATGAAAAAAACATTTTTAATATTTTCTCTTTTACTAAATTTATTTGCAAAAGATGAAAATACAATAGTAATAGCAGGACCAATAGCTAGTGTATCACACCCAATATTGTATATGATAGAACAAAATGTTCTAAAAGATATTGGAAAAAAAATAGAGTTTAAACTTTGGAATAATCCTGATGAGCTAAGAGCATTGATACTTAAAAAAGAGGTTGATTTTATAGCTCTTCCTACAAATGTAGCTGCAAATTTATACAACAAAGGGATAGATTTGAAGTTATTAAATGTTTCAACTTGGGGAATTTTGGGACTTGTAAGTAGAGACAAAAATTTAAAAACTATAGAAGAGTTTAAAAATAAAGAAATTATTATTCCATTTAGAGCTGATATGCCTGATATTATTTTTCAAGCACTTATAAAAAAAGCAAATCTTGACATAAAAAAAGATTATAAATTAACCTATGTTGCAACACCTATTGATGCTATGCAAATGTTAATTTTAAGAAGAGCAGATCATGCACTTTTAGCAGAACCTGCAATTTCTATTGCATTGAGAAAAACAGGCTCTTTTCCTGTTAAATTAATAGCCCCTGATCTACATAGAAGTGTTGATTTACAAAAAGATTGGGGAAGATTATTTGAAGTTGAACCAAAAATTCCACAAGCAGGATTAGCAATTATTGGAGAAACAAAAGGAAAAGAGGAGTTAATTACTAAAATCTTAGAAGAGTATGAAAAAGCTATAAAATGGTATAAAACAAATCAAAAAGAGGCTAGTGAACTTGTAGTTAAAGCACTACCGATGTTAGAAATTAATGGTTTAGCTGATTCAATTGATTATATTAAATTTGAAAATATAAATGCTCAAAATAGTAAAAAAGATTTAGAGTTTTTCTTTAATATCTTACTCCAAAATGATAATAAAATAATAGGTGGGAAATTGCCAGATGATAATTTTTACTACAAATAAAAAAGGCTTGAGATAAAAATCTCAAGCCTTTTGGTTTTTATTAAATCTGGTTAGATTTAAAAGCTTACCCTAAAAATGGATTTGCATAAAGTGCGATCATAGCAATAACAAGCGCATAAATAACTTGTGCTTCAATCATAGCTAGTGCAATAAACATTGTAGTCATTAATTTTCCACCAAGACCTGGGTTTCTAGCAGTTCCAGCAATAGTTGCAGCAGCAGTATTACCCATACCAATAGCTCCACCAAGAGCAGCTAATCCAAGTCCAATTCCAGCAGCAACTACAGAGTATGCTTTTAAAGTCTCATTTGCAACTGCAGCATCTGCAGCAAATGCAAAACCAGCGAAAGCTAGTACTAAAAGAACGATTTTTTTCATCTTAAATCCTTATAAATATTTTCAAAGTCTGTTCGGCTTGCGTATCCCTACAAAGTACTTTGATGGCTGAGATTATATTTTAAGTAAACTAAAAGTAAGATAAAGGAATTTAAACTTTTGGAAGTGATTTATGAAAAAATTTCTATTAATACTACTCGTTTTAGTTCTATTTATTTTTGGAATATTTTATATGCTTTTTTTTACAAAAAGTGGAAACGGTATTATTTCTCAATATATTGAAAATAGTTTTAATGAAAAACAAAACGATTTAAAACTTAAATTTGATACTTTTTTAATCAATACAAATGAGATAAATTTAGTTGCAAATATAAATGATAATTCTAAAATAAAAATAGATGGAAAAATTAGCTCTTTATTTGATTTAAAAGGAGAATTTGTCTATAAAATAGATATAAAAGATTTATCGATTTTTAATAATCTTGTACAAAAAGAGTTAAAAGGTTCTTTGCAAGCAAGTGGTGATTTAATTACAAAAGATGGACTAAGTACAATAATAGGAACTTCAAATGTAGCAAACAGCTCAACAAAATATGAGATAAATTTAAATAAATCTTATATAAAAAGCTTAGATTTGGATATAAAAAATGCAAATATAGATGAACTTTTGACACTTTTAAATGAACCTCTTTATAGCTTTGGAAAACTAAATTTAAAAACAAAACTAATAAAAAATAGTAGTGATTTATTTAATGGTGATTTTTCATTTGATATAAACGATGGAAAAATAAACAATGAAATTATTCAAAAAGAGTTTAATTTCCCTATAAAGCAGACTATAACTTATAATTTAAAAAGCTTAAATAAACTAGAAAATACAAAAGTTTTAAGTGATATAAAACTAAATTCGAATTTAGCAAATTTAGATATGAAAAATTTGATTATTGATTTAGTTACAAAAGATATAAACTCTAACTATTTTTTAGATATTTTAAATTTAAGACAAATTGAAGAGTTTATAAATATCGCATTAAATGGTGATTTAAAAGTAGTTGGTAACATAAATAAAAATCAAAAAACTCTAAAAATAGATGGGAATTCAAATATTGCTGGTGGTGTTGCAAACTTTGTACTTTTAGATGATAATTTGGATTTAAAGTTAAAAAATGCAAACTCTCTAAAACTTTTATATCTTTTAAATAAAGATGAATTTTTTAACTCAAATTTATCATTAGATTCAAATTACAATATTGTCTCAAAAATTGGAAATATAAATATTGAAGTTACAAATGGTAACTTTATAAAAAATAACTTTATACAAAAAATAGAAGATATTACAAAAATAGATTTAAGCAAAGAGATATTTGAAGTGGGAACTATAACTAGTAAATTAGATAACAAAAAAATATACTCAAATCTTAATTTAACATCTAAAAAAAGTGATATTAAATCAAAAGATAGTTTTATAGATTTTAATAAAAATACAATAGACACAAAACTAGATGTAAATCTAAATAAAAATATATTTTCTGTAAAACTTGAAGATGATTTAAATAATCCTAAAATTACAGTAGATGTACAAGATTTAATAAAAAATATTTTAGAAAAGAAATTAGATAAATATTTAAAAAAAGAGGATGATGCACAAAAAATTGAGCTTTTAAAAGGAATAAAATCTCTTTTTTAATATCTTGATAATTATTATCATTTTAAGTAAACTCAAAGTTTTTTTTAGATTTAATTTTAAAAAAATTTAATATTACGAGGATTTTAAAATGAGA from the Aliarcobacter cryaerophilus ATCC 43158 genome contains:
- a CDS encoding ABC transporter substrate-binding protein; the protein is MKKTFLIFSLLLNLFAKDENTIVIAGPIASVSHPILYMIEQNVLKDIGKKIEFKLWNNPDELRALILKKEVDFIALPTNVAANLYNKGIDLKLLNVSTWGILGLVSRDKNLKTIEEFKNKEIIIPFRADMPDIIFQALIKKANLDIKKDYKLTYVATPIDAMQMLILRRADHALLAEPAISIALRKTGSFPVKLIAPDLHRSVDLQKDWGRLFEVEPKIPQAGLAIIGETKGKEELITKILEEYEKAIKWYKTNQKEASELVVKALPMLEINGLADSIDYIKFENINAQNSKKDLEFFFNILLQNDNKIIGGKLPDDNFYYK
- a CDS encoding F0F1 ATP synthase subunit C; protein product: MKKIVLLVLAFAGFAFAADAAVANETLKAYSVVAAGIGLGLAALGGAIGMGNTAAATIAGTARNPGLGGKLMTTMFIALAMIEAQVIYALVIAMIALYANPFLG
- a CDS encoding NnrS family protein: MSNSHYLNYPKGDFPIYLAYGFRPIFLLLAPYIVLSIILWAFVFAGYINLPIENTLNWHIYEMIFGVGTAMIVAFFLTGLPELFSGVVPIVRRHLAFIVVWWVFGRFSFWFIDYFGIFFTGFINISLTAYISYLAAIPAFRDRNKRHTSLAYSMVSIVIIQTIFFLSEAEVLKIDSYRILLLSMILFLVLILLALRRVSMESINELLNQENINEIFLAKSFRYNLAIFCLLLYGFVEFFFPNNSTLAYICFACGSATFALLNDFVLKENNILFKPFVLYIISTISITAIGFFFLGFNYLFELNITNHFRHFLTTGSFGMVFYVIMIIVSTIHTGRKIFTNWALTLGLMLIIIATFMRAFIPFYIEYSMALYILSSIIWAIPFIIYMKIFFPFLLQTRADGIKG
- a CDS encoding ABC transporter permease — encoded protein: MKFFIKILKDFPSYLWGGWASIASIFLFFALWDFGHQIYGDLILPSPKDTFIAMSSILQDSSMQNEIIITLKRALSGFGLAILVGSILGLLSGLFVTASIMSRPIVTILLGMPPIAWIVLAMIWFGMGDTTVIFTVFIASFPIVFVGALQGTRTIEGDLKQMADSFNLPFSMKLFDIYFPHIFSYIFPAYISALGMSWKIVIMAELLATSDGLGSSLAIARSQLETSTALAIVAIMIGTLLLIEYIVLEPIKKELELWRK
- a CDS encoding ABC transporter ATP-binding protein, which encodes MEKIANKKVVEELIVENVDFSFGFKEILKDINFTLKKGEVVSIVGPSGGGKTTLLHLCSKLLKLDTGKIKNSFLSSTFAFQEPRLLLWKNVIDNIALVLKAKGEKTKIAEQKAKNIAILFGLKESDFSKFPKDLSGGMKQRVSFARALVVNPSLLFLDEPFSALDIGLKKELQNLLIENIENKKLSVLFITHDLMEAIKLSDKIIVLKAQPIGHIKKIFTINEARKKRDDEFVYSKTAEILKDKDIISSFELELK